A genomic stretch from Candidatus Methanomassiliicoccus intestinalis Issoire-Mx1 includes:
- a CDS encoding FAD-dependent oxidoreductase: MINLPSSSDILIIGGGATGTGIARDMAMRGASVILVERGDFCAGASGSNHGMLHSGARYASSDQDSARECAAENEILKRIAPFCIDDTGGLFVSLPEDDEDFADKFNSSCQAAGVYSRELSLQEALKSEPLLNPEITRAFEVRDAAVDPFLLVNANVAAAREFGAAAVNYTKVISMDIEEGKIKQVTLERAGQRCTVQPEAVINAAGSWAAEVAAMADQSLSVGVDKGTMAVIDGRAASRLINRLRKPADADILVPHRSATIVGTTSSPGNLNHVHPTAEEVESLLREASKMIIGLHSMRAVRAYAGIRPLAAAGGRNASRNFTITQHTEGAENLFSVVGGKLTTYRLIAEKTADAVSSYLGLHSVCKTAQDELPAPETKLPLSQEICSCEMVSQATLRNLAQSADVTCAADLMRRSRAGMGFCQSGLCAFDIVSCLKGDPRQQLQEFLAERWKGAESVLYDQQLRQEAFKAHLFKVYGIDHTGGD, from the coding sequence ATGATTAACCTTCCTTCTTCATCTGATATTCTCATTATCGGCGGCGGAGCCACAGGAACAGGCATCGCACGCGATATGGCTATGAGAGGAGCCAGCGTCATCCTTGTCGAACGAGGAGATTTCTGTGCAGGTGCTTCCGGTTCCAACCACGGCATGCTGCACAGCGGAGCAAGGTATGCTTCTTCTGATCAAGACAGCGCCAGGGAGTGTGCTGCAGAAAATGAAATTCTCAAGCGGATAGCACCTTTCTGCATCGATGACACAGGCGGTTTATTCGTTTCACTTCCGGAAGATGATGAGGACTTCGCAGACAAATTTAACTCTAGTTGTCAGGCGGCAGGAGTCTACTCCAGGGAACTGTCTCTGCAGGAAGCTCTAAAATCCGAACCGCTGCTGAATCCGGAGATCACCAGAGCCTTTGAGGTCAGAGATGCCGCCGTTGATCCTTTTCTGCTTGTCAATGCCAACGTTGCAGCAGCCAGAGAGTTCGGGGCGGCAGCAGTCAATTACACAAAAGTAATTTCAATGGATATCGAAGAAGGAAAAATCAAGCAGGTCACACTTGAAAGGGCAGGTCAGAGATGCACAGTGCAGCCGGAAGCAGTCATCAACGCAGCAGGCTCCTGGGCGGCAGAGGTTGCAGCTATGGCCGATCAGTCTCTGAGTGTGGGAGTCGACAAAGGCACAATGGCGGTCATAGACGGAAGGGCAGCTTCCCGCCTGATCAACAGGCTGAGAAAACCGGCAGATGCCGACATCCTCGTCCCGCACCGCTCAGCGACAATCGTCGGCACAACGTCTTCTCCAGGAAATCTCAATCATGTCCATCCGACAGCCGAAGAAGTCGAAAGCCTGCTGAGAGAAGCTTCTAAGATGATCATAGGACTGCATTCTATGAGAGCGGTCAGAGCTTATGCGGGAATCAGACCTTTAGCCGCGGCGGGAGGCAGAAATGCTTCGAGAAATTTCACTATCACCCAGCATACTGAGGGAGCAGAAAATCTGTTCAGCGTCGTGGGAGGCAAACTTACCACTTACCGCCTGATAGCCGAGAAGACGGCTGATGCGGTCTCTTCCTACTTAGGGCTTCATTCAGTCTGCAAAACTGCTCAGGACGAGCTGCCGGCACCAGAAACAAAGCTGCCGCTTTCACAGGAGATCTGCAGCTGCGAAATGGTCTCCCAGGCTACTCTTCGTAATCTTGCTCAGTCGGCAGACGTGACCTGCGCAGCCGATCTTATGCGCCGCAGCAGGGCCGGCATGGGCTTCTGCCAGTCGGGACTATGTGCTTTTGATATAGTTTCCTGTCTGAAAGGAGATCCCCGGCAGCAGCTGCAGGAATTTCTGGCAGAGAGATGGAAAGGAGCGGAATCAGTCCTCTATGATCAGCAGCTGCGGCAGGAGGCCTTTAAAGCTCACCTTTTCAAAGTCTACGGTATCGACCATACGGGAGGAGACTGA
- a CDS encoding FAD-dependent oxidoreductase, with protein MDCDILIVGGGAAGSTAAYRLANSGANVVLVSSGTPATAMSPGRITVSQESEELKKFLMEAGRPYGLFTKEEKTENFTNKGTLYQQSFLSAYDDNSAAQAAAGIKGFKDLNPELVSRILSQTGRELTPYWIEEGSMDEMAEAMQEIPADTIMIPPLFDLRHYAASMDNLEKLSGRRLREAVTPLSLPGRRLSECLLQAAKTAGAQVMTGRKVIDITAQSALVQSGIREQEITYSALLLAGGNLVSGGLSLDGNLVREPLLGINVTEINTPRLHSAALTEALSSGICAHGCRAAAGVYACGSIVAGLSYPLSKGLWDVMLSAWKTAETIKEAAL; from the coding sequence ATGGACTGCGATATTCTGATAGTAGGCGGCGGAGCAGCAGGCAGCACGGCAGCTTACAGGCTTGCCAACTCAGGGGCAAACGTAGTCTTGGTGTCTTCAGGCACTCCGGCTACCGCCATGTCTCCCGGCAGAATCACAGTTTCGCAGGAGTCGGAAGAACTGAAGAAATTTCTGATGGAGGCAGGCAGACCCTATGGTCTTTTTACAAAAGAAGAAAAGACTGAGAACTTCACCAACAAGGGAACACTGTATCAGCAGTCATTTTTGTCTGCATATGATGATAATTCAGCAGCACAGGCTGCAGCGGGAATCAAAGGCTTCAAAGATCTCAATCCCGAACTGGTGAGCAGGATACTGTCTCAGACGGGCAGAGAGCTGACGCCTTATTGGATTGAAGAAGGCAGTATGGATGAAATGGCAGAAGCAATGCAGGAAATTCCTGCCGATACAATTATGATTCCGCCGCTTTTCGACCTGCGGCATTATGCTGCTTCAATGGACAATCTGGAAAAACTGTCAGGACGCAGGCTGCGGGAGGCTGTGACGCCCCTTTCCCTGCCTGGGAGAAGGTTAAGCGAATGTCTGCTGCAGGCTGCCAAGACAGCAGGTGCACAGGTCATGACTGGAAGAAAAGTTATAGATATTACAGCACAGTCGGCGCTGGTTCAGTCAGGCATCAGGGAGCAGGAGATAACTTACAGTGCTTTGCTCTTGGCAGGCGGAAATTTGGTGAGCGGCGGTCTTTCCTTGGACGGCAATTTAGTAAGGGAGCCTCTGCTGGGCATCAACGTTACAGAGATCAACACTCCCAGGCTGCATTCGGCGGCTCTCACCGAAGCTCTGTCATCAGGCATCTGCGCTCACGGCTGCCGGGCAGCAGCAGGAGTCTATGCCTGCGGTTCAATCGTAGCCGGGCTCTCATATCCTCTCAGCAAGGGTCTCTGGGATGTAATGCTCAGTGCCTGGAAAACAGCTGAAACGATCAAGGAGGCGGCCTTATGA
- a CDS encoding (Fe-S)-binding protein encodes MNDCIKCGECLAVCHAYKHLQGEFSGPRRLAVEYPRFNDTSSEAFMCTTCGYCEEVCPAHLPLTQAIVRMRTQMFPPQNEGQQKVLDLALRTNHAVEPKEYNAPTTGRTLLFPGCVGKGRLAGKPEEVLKLLAAAGAEPYINPGLVCCGSPLSKMGAVEEVERLKNINYPILAEAEQVVTICPGCTTMINKSYGINALHILEFLEDAELNFIDGDNVRIYLHHPCHLSRGVGPHVMDIARNILEKVPGVTVLDCGSEEDCCGGGGGVLAAYPREAYATADLKAREAQEAGADLIVAPCPFCAVNLRRPKRLKAVEMSEFLCSRLK; translated from the coding sequence ATGAACGACTGCATCAAATGCGGCGAGTGTCTGGCGGTCTGCCATGCCTACAAGCACCTGCAGGGAGAATTCTCCGGCCCGCGCCGTCTGGCCGTTGAGTATCCACGTTTCAATGATACTTCCTCAGAAGCTTTCATGTGCACTACCTGCGGCTACTGTGAGGAGGTATGCCCTGCACATCTGCCGCTTACGCAGGCCATCGTACGCATGCGGACGCAGATGTTTCCCCCGCAGAATGAAGGGCAGCAGAAAGTTCTGGATCTGGCATTAAGAACCAATCATGCTGTAGAGCCGAAAGAGTACAATGCTCCAACAACAGGAAGAACTCTGCTGTTCCCGGGATGTGTCGGCAAAGGCCGGCTGGCGGGGAAGCCGGAGGAAGTCTTGAAACTGCTTGCCGCCGCCGGAGCTGAGCCTTATATCAATCCCGGCTTGGTCTGCTGCGGCTCTCCGCTTTCTAAGATGGGTGCCGTGGAAGAGGTAGAGCGGCTGAAAAACATCAACTATCCTATACTGGCTGAAGCAGAGCAGGTCGTTACGATCTGTCCGGGATGCACAACGATGATCAATAAATCCTACGGGATCAACGCTCTGCACATCCTGGAATTTTTAGAAGATGCTGAATTGAATTTCATTGACGGCGATAATGTCCGCATTTACCTGCATCATCCGTGCCACTTGTCAAGAGGCGTCGGGCCGCATGTGATGGACATTGCCCGGAATATCCTGGAAAAGGTTCCCGGGGTGACAGTCTTGGACTGCGGCAGCGAGGAAGACTGCTGCGGAGGCGGAGGAGGCGTTCTCGCTGCTTACCCAAGGGAAGCATATGCCACCGCGGATCTGAAGGCTAGAGAGGCTCAGGAAGCAGGCGCAGACCTGATTGTGGCACCATGCCCCTTCTGTGCAGTGAATCTGAGAAGGCCTAAGAGGCTGAAAGCCGTGGAGATGTCAGAATTTCTCTGTTCAAGGCTGAAGTGA